The following coding sequences lie in one Cloeon dipterum chromosome 1, ieCloDipt1.1, whole genome shotgun sequence genomic window:
- the LOC135946399 gene encoding uncharacterized protein LOC135946399 — MKLDDFNAVAVSAATMLVPTFLFTVILGLILNSSEKRSSMSGKITACQCITVMIGCLFTGITAAMFTTFPFRKSVQDGYLHALIGFFYFNSHLWLCVFCFEVYYNFRSLKSMIKYDSSNRRVATYAVLTIVLSLALTSGVEILLNSGKVEPNSIGVLACYGVPAAFIAIFSLMFSTVAIFSVLKLVRQQDSSQSSTPQKLTPINMLIWMLIIHTFFEAALVYTVMISIWEPLILSTVLLRRVFSSMVYLILTNKK; from the exons ATGAAACTTGATGATTTCAACGCTGTGGCAGTTTCGGCCGCCACAATGCTTGTCCCGACGTTTTTGTTCACGGTCATTTTGGGGCTCATTCTGAATTCTTCGGAAAAAAGATCTTCGATGTCCGGAAAAATCACAGCGTGTCAGTGCATCACCGTGATGATCGGATGCTTATTCACGGGTATAACAGCTGCCATGTTCACCACGTTTCCCTTCAGAAAGAGCGTTCAAGACGGATATTTACACGCGTTGATag gatttttctACTTCAATTCTCACTTGTGGCtctgtgtgttttgttttgaagtgTATTACAACTTCAg GAGTCTTAAAAGCATGATTAAATACGATTCAAGTAATCGGAGAGTAGCGACATACGCTGTTTTGACTATTGTGTTATCATTAGCGTTAACATCAggcgttgaaattttgctgAATAGCGGAAAAG TGGAACCAAATAGCATAGGAGTGCTCGCTTGTTACGGAGTGCCGGCAGCGTTTATCGCAATTTTCAGCTTGATGTTTTCAACTGTGGCCATTTTCAGCGTTTTAAAGTTGGTGCGTCAGCAAGACTCGTCCCAATCATCCACTCCACAAAA actGACGCCAATCAACATGCTAATTTGGATGCTGATCAttcatacattttttgaaGCGGCTTTGGTTTATACCGTCATGATAAGCATATGGGAACCCTTGATTTTGTCCACGGTGCTGCTGAGGAGAGTTTTTTCTTCCATGGTGTACCtgattttgacaaataaaaagtag
- the kat80 gene encoding katanin p80 WD40 repeat-containing subunit B1 isoform X2: MFESPLPLDPRIRPKSLKGFGMAAAKRAWQLQNFTAHDAYVTSLTLGRKSTALLATGGDDKKINVWAIGKPECILSLTGLSTSVECMQFGITEETICAGSKGGAMKIWDLEAAKVTKTLTGHKAGIKCLDHHPYGDFLVSGSSDTHIKVWDIRRKGCIYTYKGHDKSVTYLKFSPDGQWVASAGEDSVVKLWDLRTGKCLAEFSDHSAPVLTVQYHPHEFLLASGSADRTSNFWDLEQFSLVSSSEKDAGPIRSILFSPNGDCMYAASQDCLRVLGWEPSRIYDIVPIGWGKVQDMVIAPNNHILAASYFQCNVSVYMVDLNRVAPLTSESPDAEEKPIEAGPFVKGSPTRKSFSKDKVPLRLKMGLNAPKSLMEESSSSSGCGGTTDQDDFSEFDEKDAFKPVSALSRTPPPEPLPEPKEDDVSLSPQILRKDFSAESGGDSSPPVVTKLPQPKFQIGSPARRKMSENVVLNNRFMDPAFEVQGGGRIRHSPSEPTLHQPSPSSKVPPSIPPAQHKSNNRNQLPPKARGEFYGSSNDLSPRRSRNEPTLRKPLLPLGKIKTERSPPPPLPPRGSPRESSRKIPRKAMTVPQSPVSDTSDDSFSMLSITEKKSSSLDYVPMLADKPAGLDMGDFLPTGSFSPRFGGGLHPEMSEAEGISNLLREHDQMTTVLRSRTRNLQIVFQTLANKDIKAAVDCAIAIQDLSLMVDLLSVITLRPQLWSLDLCALVLPTIGTLLQSKYETYMSAACASLRLILRNFGSVIKNNSSGGNTIGVDISREERRAKSKKCLDHLVAIHALLLKRQTLQGPLGNSFRELQTQMVTTLEF; the protein is encoded by the exons AGTTTAACTGGGCTATCAACATCCGTGGAATGTATGCAATTTGGAATCACAGAGGAAACAATATGCGCTGGATCAAAAGGTGGCGCTATGAAAATCTGGGACTTGGAGGCAGCTAAGGTGACCAAAACCCTGACTGGCCATAAAGCCGGCATTAAGTGTCTGGATCACCACCCATACGGAGATTTCTTGGTGTCAGGATCGTCAGACACGCACATCAAA GTTTGGGATATAAGGAGGAAAGGCTGTATTTACACTTATAAAGGACATGACAAGTCAGTCACATATTTGAAGTTCAGTCCTGACGGCCAGTGGGTTGCTTCAGCTGGCGAAGATTCAGTAGTCAAG tTATGGGATTTGCGGACTGGCAAGTGCTTAGCCGAGTTTTCGGATCACTCAGCACCGGTGCTGACGGTTCAGTACCACCCACATGAGTTCCTGCTGGCTTCAGGAAGTGCAGACAGAACGTCAAACTTCTGGGACTTGGAGCAGTTTTCACTTGTCTCCTCGTCTGAAAAAGATGCCGGCCCCATAAG GAGTATATTGTTTTCGCCAAATGGTGACTGCATGTACGCCGCCTCTCAAGACTGTCTTCGCGTGTTGGGCTGGGAGCCGTCGCGGATCTATGACATTGTGCCGATTGGTTGGGGCAAAGTGCAAGACATGGTGATTGCTCCCAACAACCACATCCTGGCAGCCTCCTACTTTCAGTGCAACGTCTCTGTCTACATGGTGGACCTGAACCGCGTGGCGCCACTCACATCTGAGTCGCCCGACGCGGAGGAAAAACCCATAGAGGCAGGCCCATTTGTCAAGGGCTCGCCAACGCGCAAGAGCTTCAGCAAGGATAAAGTTCCGCTTAGGCTTAAAATGGGGCTCAACGCGCCCAAGTCGCTAATGGAGGAGTCATCGTCCTCATCGGGCTGCGGAGGCACCACCGACCAGGACGACTTCTCTGAGTTTGACGAGAAGGACGCGTTCAAACCTGTCAGCGCTT TGAGTCGCACGCCCCCGCCTGAACCTTTGCCAGAGCCAAAAGAAGACG ATGTGTCACTTTCGCCTCAAATTCTACGGAAAGACTTTTCTGCCGAGAGTGGTGGGGATTCTTCTCCTCCTGTAGTCACCAAGCTTCCGCAGCCCAAGTTTCAAATTGGCTCGCCTGCGCGGAGAAAAATGTCTGAAAATGTTGTACTTAACAACAGGTTCATGGATCCTGCCTTTGAAGTTCA AGGGGGCGGCAGGATCCGGCATAGCCCTTCAGAACCAACCCTGCACCAGCCGTCGCCTAGTAGCAAGGTGCCACCCTCGATTCCACCTGCGCAGCACAAGTCCAACAACCGGAACCAGCTACCGCCCAAAGCTCGCGGCGAATTCTATGGCTCGTCGAATGACCTGTCGCCGAGACGTTCGAGAAATGAACCCACCCTCCGTAAGCCGTTGTTGCCCCTTGGCAAGATTAAAACCGAGCGCTCACCCCCACCGCCGCTGCCTCCGCGCGGCTCCCCCCGCGAGAGCAGCCGCAAGATTCCGAGGAAGGCCATGACTGTGCCGCAGTCCCCAGTGTCGGACACATCAGATGACTCCTTCAGCATGCTCAGCATTACAGAGAAGAAGAGCTCTTCCCTGGATTATGTTCCAATGCTGGCTGATAAACCGGCCGGCCTTGACATGGGGGACTTTCTTCCT ACGGGTAGCTTCAGTCCTAGATTCGGAGGGGGTCTTCATCCAGAGATGTCTGAGGCTGAGGGGATTTCTAATCTGTTGAGGGAACATGACCAAATGACAACTGTCTTGAGGTCGCGAACTAGAAACCTTCAGATTGTCTTCCAAACCTTAGCTAACAAAGATATAAAG GCAGCTGTAGATTGTGCAATAGCCATTCAAGATCTTTCCCTTATGGTTGATCTCCTAAGTGTTATCACCTTAAGGCC GCAGCTTTGGAGTCTTGATTTATGTGCCCTGGTTTTACCAACTATCGGCACTTTGCTACAGAGCAAATATGAAAC ctaCATGAGTGCGGCATGCGCGTCTTTGAGGCTGATTCTGCGCAACTTTGGCTCTGTGATCAAGAACAACTCGTCAGGTGGCAACACGATTGGCGTGGACATTTCGCGCGAGGAGCGGCGAGCCAAGAGCAAGAAGTGCCTCGACCACCTGGTGGCCATCCACGCGCTGCTGCTCAAGAGACAGACATTGCAGGGGCCGCTAGGCAACTCCTTCCGCGAGCTGCAAACGCAAATGGTCACCACTCTTGAGTTCTAg
- the kat80 gene encoding katanin p80 WD40 repeat-containing subunit B1 isoform X3, with protein sequence MFESPLPLDPRIRPKSLKGFGMAAAKRAWQLQNFTAHDAYVTSLTLGRKSTALLATGGDDKKINVWAIGKPECILSLTGLSTSVECMQFGITEETICAGSKGGAMKIWDLEAAKVTKTLTGHKAGIKCLDHHPYGDFLVSGSSDTHIKVWDIRRKGCIYTYKGHDKSVTYLKFSPDGQWVASAGEDSVVKLWDLRTGKCLAEFSDHSAPVLTVQYHPHEFLLASGSADRTSNFWDLEQFSLVSSSEKDAGPIRSILFSPNGDCMYAASQDCLRVLGWEPSRIYDIVPIGWGKVQDMVIAPNNHILAASYFQCNVSVYMVDLNRVAPLTSESPDAEEKPIEAGPFVKGSPTRKSFSKDKVPLRLKMGLNAPKSLMEESSSSSGCGGTTDQDDFSEFDEKDAFKPVSAYVSLSPQILRKDFSAESGGDSSPPVVTKLPQPKFQIGSPARRKMSENVVLNNRFMDPAFEVQGGGRIRHSPSEPTLHQPSPSSKVPPSIPPAQHKSNNRNQLPPKARGEFYGSSNDLSPRRSRNEPTLRKPLLPLGKIKTERSPPPPLPPRGSPRESSRKIPRKAMTVPQSPVSDTSDDSFSMLSITEKKSSSLDYVPMLADKPAGLDMGDFLPTGSFSPRFGGGLHPEMSEAEGISNLLREHDQMTTVLRSRTRNLQIVFQTLANKDIKAAVDCAIAIQDLSLMVDLLSVITLRPQLWSLDLCALVLPTIGTLLQSKYETIYTYSPHHNYMSAACASLRLILRNFGSVIKNNSSGGNTIGVDISREERRAKSKKCLDHLVAIHALLLKRQTLQGPLGNSFRELQTQMVTTLEF encoded by the exons AGTTTAACTGGGCTATCAACATCCGTGGAATGTATGCAATTTGGAATCACAGAGGAAACAATATGCGCTGGATCAAAAGGTGGCGCTATGAAAATCTGGGACTTGGAGGCAGCTAAGGTGACCAAAACCCTGACTGGCCATAAAGCCGGCATTAAGTGTCTGGATCACCACCCATACGGAGATTTCTTGGTGTCAGGATCGTCAGACACGCACATCAAA GTTTGGGATATAAGGAGGAAAGGCTGTATTTACACTTATAAAGGACATGACAAGTCAGTCACATATTTGAAGTTCAGTCCTGACGGCCAGTGGGTTGCTTCAGCTGGCGAAGATTCAGTAGTCAAG tTATGGGATTTGCGGACTGGCAAGTGCTTAGCCGAGTTTTCGGATCACTCAGCACCGGTGCTGACGGTTCAGTACCACCCACATGAGTTCCTGCTGGCTTCAGGAAGTGCAGACAGAACGTCAAACTTCTGGGACTTGGAGCAGTTTTCACTTGTCTCCTCGTCTGAAAAAGATGCCGGCCCCATAAG GAGTATATTGTTTTCGCCAAATGGTGACTGCATGTACGCCGCCTCTCAAGACTGTCTTCGCGTGTTGGGCTGGGAGCCGTCGCGGATCTATGACATTGTGCCGATTGGTTGGGGCAAAGTGCAAGACATGGTGATTGCTCCCAACAACCACATCCTGGCAGCCTCCTACTTTCAGTGCAACGTCTCTGTCTACATGGTGGACCTGAACCGCGTGGCGCCACTCACATCTGAGTCGCCCGACGCGGAGGAAAAACCCATAGAGGCAGGCCCATTTGTCAAGGGCTCGCCAACGCGCAAGAGCTTCAGCAAGGATAAAGTTCCGCTTAGGCTTAAAATGGGGCTCAACGCGCCCAAGTCGCTAATGGAGGAGTCATCGTCCTCATCGGGCTGCGGAGGCACCACCGACCAGGACGACTTCTCTGAGTTTGACGAGAAGGACGCGTTCAAACCTGTCAGCGCTT ATGTGTCACTTTCGCCTCAAATTCTACGGAAAGACTTTTCTGCCGAGAGTGGTGGGGATTCTTCTCCTCCTGTAGTCACCAAGCTTCCGCAGCCCAAGTTTCAAATTGGCTCGCCTGCGCGGAGAAAAATGTCTGAAAATGTTGTACTTAACAACAGGTTCATGGATCCTGCCTTTGAAGTTCA AGGGGGCGGCAGGATCCGGCATAGCCCTTCAGAACCAACCCTGCACCAGCCGTCGCCTAGTAGCAAGGTGCCACCCTCGATTCCACCTGCGCAGCACAAGTCCAACAACCGGAACCAGCTACCGCCCAAAGCTCGCGGCGAATTCTATGGCTCGTCGAATGACCTGTCGCCGAGACGTTCGAGAAATGAACCCACCCTCCGTAAGCCGTTGTTGCCCCTTGGCAAGATTAAAACCGAGCGCTCACCCCCACCGCCGCTGCCTCCGCGCGGCTCCCCCCGCGAGAGCAGCCGCAAGATTCCGAGGAAGGCCATGACTGTGCCGCAGTCCCCAGTGTCGGACACATCAGATGACTCCTTCAGCATGCTCAGCATTACAGAGAAGAAGAGCTCTTCCCTGGATTATGTTCCAATGCTGGCTGATAAACCGGCCGGCCTTGACATGGGGGACTTTCTTCCT ACGGGTAGCTTCAGTCCTAGATTCGGAGGGGGTCTTCATCCAGAGATGTCTGAGGCTGAGGGGATTTCTAATCTGTTGAGGGAACATGACCAAATGACAACTGTCTTGAGGTCGCGAACTAGAAACCTTCAGATTGTCTTCCAAACCTTAGCTAACAAAGATATAAAG GCAGCTGTAGATTGTGCAATAGCCATTCAAGATCTTTCCCTTATGGTTGATCTCCTAAGTGTTATCACCTTAAGGCC GCAGCTTTGGAGTCTTGATTTATGTGCCCTGGTTTTACCAACTATCGGCACTTTGCTACAGAGCAAATATGAAAC AATTTATACCTATTCTCCGCACCACAA ctaCATGAGTGCGGCATGCGCGTCTTTGAGGCTGATTCTGCGCAACTTTGGCTCTGTGATCAAGAACAACTCGTCAGGTGGCAACACGATTGGCGTGGACATTTCGCGCGAGGAGCGGCGAGCCAAGAGCAAGAAGTGCCTCGACCACCTGGTGGCCATCCACGCGCTGCTGCTCAAGAGACAGACATTGCAGGGGCCGCTAGGCAACTCCTTCCGCGAGCTGCAAACGCAAATGGTCACCACTCTTGAGTTCTAg
- the kat80 gene encoding katanin p80 WD40 repeat-containing subunit B1 isoform X1 produces MFESPLPLDPRIRPKSLKGFGMAAAKRAWQLQNFTAHDAYVTSLTLGRKSTALLATGGDDKKINVWAIGKPECILSLTGLSTSVECMQFGITEETICAGSKGGAMKIWDLEAAKVTKTLTGHKAGIKCLDHHPYGDFLVSGSSDTHIKVWDIRRKGCIYTYKGHDKSVTYLKFSPDGQWVASAGEDSVVKLWDLRTGKCLAEFSDHSAPVLTVQYHPHEFLLASGSADRTSNFWDLEQFSLVSSSEKDAGPIRSILFSPNGDCMYAASQDCLRVLGWEPSRIYDIVPIGWGKVQDMVIAPNNHILAASYFQCNVSVYMVDLNRVAPLTSESPDAEEKPIEAGPFVKGSPTRKSFSKDKVPLRLKMGLNAPKSLMEESSSSSGCGGTTDQDDFSEFDEKDAFKPVSALSRTPPPEPLPEPKEDDVSLSPQILRKDFSAESGGDSSPPVVTKLPQPKFQIGSPARRKMSENVVLNNRFMDPAFEVQGGGRIRHSPSEPTLHQPSPSSKVPPSIPPAQHKSNNRNQLPPKARGEFYGSSNDLSPRRSRNEPTLRKPLLPLGKIKTERSPPPPLPPRGSPRESSRKIPRKAMTVPQSPVSDTSDDSFSMLSITEKKSSSLDYVPMLADKPAGLDMGDFLPTGSFSPRFGGGLHPEMSEAEGISNLLREHDQMTTVLRSRTRNLQIVFQTLANKDIKAAVDCAIAIQDLSLMVDLLSVITLRPQLWSLDLCALVLPTIGTLLQSKYETIYTYSPHHNYMSAACASLRLILRNFGSVIKNNSSGGNTIGVDISREERRAKSKKCLDHLVAIHALLLKRQTLQGPLGNSFRELQTQMVTTLEF; encoded by the exons AGTTTAACTGGGCTATCAACATCCGTGGAATGTATGCAATTTGGAATCACAGAGGAAACAATATGCGCTGGATCAAAAGGTGGCGCTATGAAAATCTGGGACTTGGAGGCAGCTAAGGTGACCAAAACCCTGACTGGCCATAAAGCCGGCATTAAGTGTCTGGATCACCACCCATACGGAGATTTCTTGGTGTCAGGATCGTCAGACACGCACATCAAA GTTTGGGATATAAGGAGGAAAGGCTGTATTTACACTTATAAAGGACATGACAAGTCAGTCACATATTTGAAGTTCAGTCCTGACGGCCAGTGGGTTGCTTCAGCTGGCGAAGATTCAGTAGTCAAG tTATGGGATTTGCGGACTGGCAAGTGCTTAGCCGAGTTTTCGGATCACTCAGCACCGGTGCTGACGGTTCAGTACCACCCACATGAGTTCCTGCTGGCTTCAGGAAGTGCAGACAGAACGTCAAACTTCTGGGACTTGGAGCAGTTTTCACTTGTCTCCTCGTCTGAAAAAGATGCCGGCCCCATAAG GAGTATATTGTTTTCGCCAAATGGTGACTGCATGTACGCCGCCTCTCAAGACTGTCTTCGCGTGTTGGGCTGGGAGCCGTCGCGGATCTATGACATTGTGCCGATTGGTTGGGGCAAAGTGCAAGACATGGTGATTGCTCCCAACAACCACATCCTGGCAGCCTCCTACTTTCAGTGCAACGTCTCTGTCTACATGGTGGACCTGAACCGCGTGGCGCCACTCACATCTGAGTCGCCCGACGCGGAGGAAAAACCCATAGAGGCAGGCCCATTTGTCAAGGGCTCGCCAACGCGCAAGAGCTTCAGCAAGGATAAAGTTCCGCTTAGGCTTAAAATGGGGCTCAACGCGCCCAAGTCGCTAATGGAGGAGTCATCGTCCTCATCGGGCTGCGGAGGCACCACCGACCAGGACGACTTCTCTGAGTTTGACGAGAAGGACGCGTTCAAACCTGTCAGCGCTT TGAGTCGCACGCCCCCGCCTGAACCTTTGCCAGAGCCAAAAGAAGACG ATGTGTCACTTTCGCCTCAAATTCTACGGAAAGACTTTTCTGCCGAGAGTGGTGGGGATTCTTCTCCTCCTGTAGTCACCAAGCTTCCGCAGCCCAAGTTTCAAATTGGCTCGCCTGCGCGGAGAAAAATGTCTGAAAATGTTGTACTTAACAACAGGTTCATGGATCCTGCCTTTGAAGTTCA AGGGGGCGGCAGGATCCGGCATAGCCCTTCAGAACCAACCCTGCACCAGCCGTCGCCTAGTAGCAAGGTGCCACCCTCGATTCCACCTGCGCAGCACAAGTCCAACAACCGGAACCAGCTACCGCCCAAAGCTCGCGGCGAATTCTATGGCTCGTCGAATGACCTGTCGCCGAGACGTTCGAGAAATGAACCCACCCTCCGTAAGCCGTTGTTGCCCCTTGGCAAGATTAAAACCGAGCGCTCACCCCCACCGCCGCTGCCTCCGCGCGGCTCCCCCCGCGAGAGCAGCCGCAAGATTCCGAGGAAGGCCATGACTGTGCCGCAGTCCCCAGTGTCGGACACATCAGATGACTCCTTCAGCATGCTCAGCATTACAGAGAAGAAGAGCTCTTCCCTGGATTATGTTCCAATGCTGGCTGATAAACCGGCCGGCCTTGACATGGGGGACTTTCTTCCT ACGGGTAGCTTCAGTCCTAGATTCGGAGGGGGTCTTCATCCAGAGATGTCTGAGGCTGAGGGGATTTCTAATCTGTTGAGGGAACATGACCAAATGACAACTGTCTTGAGGTCGCGAACTAGAAACCTTCAGATTGTCTTCCAAACCTTAGCTAACAAAGATATAAAG GCAGCTGTAGATTGTGCAATAGCCATTCAAGATCTTTCCCTTATGGTTGATCTCCTAAGTGTTATCACCTTAAGGCC GCAGCTTTGGAGTCTTGATTTATGTGCCCTGGTTTTACCAACTATCGGCACTTTGCTACAGAGCAAATATGAAAC AATTTATACCTATTCTCCGCACCACAA ctaCATGAGTGCGGCATGCGCGTCTTTGAGGCTGATTCTGCGCAACTTTGGCTCTGTGATCAAGAACAACTCGTCAGGTGGCAACACGATTGGCGTGGACATTTCGCGCGAGGAGCGGCGAGCCAAGAGCAAGAAGTGCCTCGACCACCTGGTGGCCATCCACGCGCTGCTGCTCAAGAGACAGACATTGCAGGGGCCGCTAGGCAACTCCTTCCGCGAGCTGCAAACGCAAATGGTCACCACTCTTGAGTTCTAg